In Fibrobacter sp., a single genomic region encodes these proteins:
- a CDS encoding glycosyltransferase family 4 protein, which yields MKKILLISNRVMHYRSRIYNKFFDMFKELGYEFHVASNDFQKVDFPIRYIRHDAPFSTKNYTRLIKEIKPDVCLNFLHLKDKLIIPLTFYCRWKKIPMIYWNHGINIKTPDAKLKNSIFHFIHTISSAIILYSPAQLKYLSKRNQKKTFIAKNTLDFSDVDRKALRSPEEVKAAYGIKEQRVVLYISRILPYKGLDILLEQFKDRPEIALVVVGGGISEQQLAIIDSNPHYYYLGEKYGKEVDEIYQVGDVFSTPGHIGLALNQAMFWGIPVVVLNRIHAPEIIYLKQGENGFIVDSEAELKTKICEICENCELHDRLSAAARHTYETEMQIENMFQGFIDAIHFVGK from the coding sequence ATGAAAAAGATTCTCCTGATTTCGAACCGCGTGATGCATTATCGCAGCCGCATTTACAACAAGTTCTTCGACATGTTCAAGGAACTCGGTTACGAATTCCATGTGGCGAGCAATGATTTCCAGAAGGTCGACTTCCCCATTCGCTACATACGGCACGACGCCCCCTTCAGCACCAAGAACTACACCAGGCTCATCAAAGAAATCAAGCCCGACGTGTGCCTGAACTTTTTGCACCTGAAGGACAAGCTCATCATTCCGCTCACGTTCTATTGCCGGTGGAAAAAGATTCCCATGATTTACTGGAATCACGGAATCAACATCAAGACGCCCGACGCGAAACTCAAGAATTCGATTTTCCATTTCATCCATACCATCAGCAGCGCAATTATCCTCTATTCGCCCGCGCAGCTGAAGTACTTGAGCAAGCGGAACCAGAAAAAGACCTTTATCGCGAAGAACACGCTCGACTTTTCCGATGTCGACAGGAAGGCGTTGCGTAGCCCCGAAGAAGTCAAGGCGGCTTACGGCATCAAGGAACAGCGCGTCGTCCTCTACATTTCGCGCATCCTCCCCTACAAGGGGCTCGATATTCTGCTGGAACAATTCAAGGACCGCCCCGAAATCGCGCTTGTCGTTGTCGGCGGCGGGATAAGCGAACAGCAGCTGGCCATAATCGATTCGAATCCACACTACTATTATCTCGGCGAAAAATACGGGAAGGAAGTCGATGAAATCTACCAGGTCGGCGACGTCTTCAGCACACCGGGCCACATCGGGCTCGCGCTGAACCAGGCCATGTTCTGGGGCATTCCCGTCGTAGTGCTGAACCGCATCCATGCTCCCGAAATCATCTACCTGAAGCAAGGCGAAAACGGGTTCATCGTCGATTCCGAAGCGGAACTCAAAACAAAGATTTGCGAGATTTGCGAAAACTGCGAACTGCACGACCGCCTATCCGCAGCGGCCCGCCACACCTACGAAACCGAAATGCAAATCGAAAACATGTTCCAGGGCTTTATCGACGCGATCCATTTTGTAGGCAAATAA
- the aepX gene encoding phosphoenolpyruvate mutase, with translation MAKTVYLGMIGDIMHPGLINIINEGAKYGDVMIGLFTDKAIATHKRLPYLNYEQRKNVIENIKGVSKVVPQDEWSYVENLKKYKPDYIIHGDDWLYGPDKYIRDEVFKVMESLGGKVIEIPYTQGITSTGLKKEMESLGTTPQARLSSLRRLIAAKPIVRILESHNGLTGLIAEHTSVEIDGCVREFDGMWSSSLTDSTSKGKPDIEAVDLTTRLHDLNDTLEVTTKPVIFDGDTGGKVEHFGFTVRTLERLGISAVIIEDKVGLKQNSLFGTDAIQTQDTIEGFCTKIRAGKDAQITNDFMVISRCESLIAGKSVDDALERCHAYVAAGTDGIMIHSKDKSGEDIKEFCRRFREKDAHTPIVAVPTTYNQFTEEELATWGINIVIYANHMLRSAYPAMVKCAESILTHSRSLEASNDYCMPIKQILNLIPGTMKK, from the coding sequence ATGGCAAAGACTGTCTATTTAGGAATGATTGGGGATATTATGCACCCCGGTCTCATCAATATCATTAATGAGGGCGCCAAGTACGGTGACGTGATGATTGGCCTTTTTACGGACAAGGCGATTGCGACGCATAAGCGCCTCCCGTATCTGAATTACGAACAGCGCAAGAATGTCATCGAGAATATCAAGGGTGTGTCGAAGGTCGTTCCGCAAGATGAATGGAGCTATGTCGAAAACCTGAAGAAGTACAAGCCGGATTATATCATCCACGGCGATGACTGGCTTTACGGCCCGGACAAGTATATCCGTGACGAAGTTTTCAAGGTCATGGAATCCCTGGGCGGCAAGGTGATTGAAATTCCTTACACGCAGGGCATCACCTCGACCGGACTCAAGAAGGAAATGGAGTCTCTGGGCACGACCCCGCAGGCGAGACTTTCTTCGCTGCGTCGCCTGATTGCGGCGAAGCCGATTGTCCGCATCCTGGAATCGCACAACGGCCTTACGGGCCTTATCGCCGAACACACCAGCGTAGAAATTGACGGCTGCGTCCGCGAGTTCGACGGCATGTGGTCTTCGTCCCTTACCGATTCTACCAGCAAGGGCAAGCCGGATATCGAGGCGGTGGACCTCACGACCCGCCTGCACGACCTGAACGATACTCTTGAAGTGACGACCAAGCCGGTCATCTTCGACGGCGACACCGGTGGAAAGGTGGAACATTTCGGTTTCACGGTCCGCACTCTGGAACGCCTCGGCATTTCGGCGGTCATCATCGAAGACAAGGTGGGCCTCAAGCAGAACTCCCTGTTCGGGACGGATGCCATCCAGACGCAGGACACCATCGAAGGCTTCTGCACCAAGATCCGCGCGGGCAAGGATGCGCAGATTACGAATGACTTCATGGTGATTTCCCGTTGCGAATCCCTGATTGCGGGCAAGTCCGTGGACGACGCCCTGGAACGCTGCCACGCCTATGTGGCTGCCGGTACCGACGGCATCATGATCCATTCCAAGGACAAGAGCGGTGAGGACATCAAGGAATTCTGCAGGCGCTTCCGCGAGAAGGATGCGCACACGCCGATCGTGGCCGTGCCTACGACTTACAACCAGTTCACCGAAGAAGAACTGGCGACCTGGGGCATCAATATCGTCATCTATGCGAACCACATGCTGCGGTCTGCCTATCCGGCCATGGTGAAGTGCGCGGAGTCCATCCTTACGCATAGCCGTAGCCTGGAAGCCTCCAACGACTACTGCATGCCTATCAAGCAGATTCTGAACCTCATTCCCGGAACGATGAAGAAATAG
- a CDS encoding glycosyltransferase: protein MQLRTQEEITAKWPENAEPIVCVRCITFKQEKFIAKCLEGFLIQETDFPFEVMIHEDASPDRTADIIREYEAKYPRILKPLYETENQWKKQDGTFTRIVTGMLKRKYVAMCEGDDYWTDPHKLQRQIDFLESHPDYSMIFHGATVVDADGNPSPDDPYAPLEDRDYTASELYENWVVPTASMIYRREVLDYKIKNPDNILNGDIFLVEKCAHSGKVRCINKKMSAYRKHAGGVTWDEKLKIKRALALPNHIRELKVNFTDINRKRINSDLCRSLIHVAHIEGKRKHLRDLIEAFFLSPSTFIKALRKKKIFSK from the coding sequence ATGCAATTACGTACCCAAGAAGAAATCACGGCGAAATGGCCTGAGAATGCCGAGCCGATTGTCTGCGTCCGTTGTATCACTTTCAAGCAAGAAAAATTCATTGCGAAATGCCTCGAAGGATTCCTCATCCAAGAAACGGATTTCCCCTTCGAAGTCATGATTCACGAAGACGCGAGCCCGGACAGGACCGCCGATATCATTCGCGAGTACGAAGCGAAATACCCCAGGATTTTGAAGCCCCTTTACGAGACTGAAAACCAGTGGAAAAAGCAGGACGGGACATTCACGCGAATCGTCACGGGAATGCTCAAGCGGAAATACGTCGCCATGTGCGAAGGGGACGACTACTGGACTGACCCGCACAAGTTGCAGCGTCAAATCGACTTCCTGGAAAGCCACCCCGACTATTCCATGATTTTCCATGGCGCCACGGTCGTCGACGCCGACGGGAACCCGTCCCCGGATGACCCATACGCACCGCTCGAAGACCGCGACTACACCGCATCCGAACTTTACGAGAACTGGGTCGTTCCGACCGCGTCGATGATCTACAGGCGCGAAGTTCTCGACTACAAAATCAAGAATCCGGACAACATCCTGAATGGCGACATCTTCCTGGTCGAAAAATGCGCGCATTCCGGCAAGGTCCGTTGCATCAACAAGAAGATGTCCGCCTACCGAAAGCACGCCGGCGGAGTCACGTGGGACGAAAAGCTCAAGATAAAGAGGGCCCTCGCGCTGCCCAACCACATCCGTGAACTGAAGGTGAATTTCACCGACATCAACCGCAAGCGCATCAACAGCGATTTGTGCAGGAGCCTCATTCACGTCGCCCATATCGAAGGGAAGCGCAAGCATTTGCGCGACCTGATTGAAGCATTCTTCCTTTCTCCTTCGACCTTCATAAAGGCGCTCCGGAAAAAGAAAATCTTCTCGAAATAG